In Nakamurella antarctica, the following are encoded in one genomic region:
- the rpsP gene encoding 30S ribosomal protein S16, with protein sequence MAVKIKLARIGKIREPFYRIVVADSRTRRSGRAIEAIGKYHPKLEPSLIEIDAERAAYWLSVGAQPTETVEALLKVTGDWQKFKGLPGTEGTLKPQPIPVDKRALYEAAIAAIGTEEVVAATTAKKKATKKTEEAPEADAEVVAESAE encoded by the coding sequence GTGGCCGTCAAAATTAAACTTGCTCGCATCGGTAAAATCCGCGAGCCTTTCTACCGCATTGTTGTCGCCGATTCACGTACCCGCCGTAGCGGCCGCGCCATCGAGGCCATTGGCAAGTACCACCCGAAGCTTGAGCCATCCCTCATCGAGATCGATGCAGAGCGTGCGGCGTACTGGCTCAGCGTCGGTGCGCAACCGACCGAGACCGTCGAAGCGCTGCTGAAGGTCACCGGTGACTGGCAGAAGTTCAAGGGTCTGCCCGGAACCGAAGGCACCCTCAAGCCGCAGCCGATCCCGGTCGACAAGCGCGCACTGTACGAGGCCGCCATTGCTGCCATCGGCACCGAAGAGGTTGTCGCGGCCACCACGGCCAAGAAGAAGGCAACGAAGAAGACTGAAGAAGCACCTGAAGCTGACGCCGAAGTTGTTGCCGAGAGCGCCGAGTAG
- a CDS encoding RNA-binding protein yields the protein MLEDALEHLVRGIVDHCEDVEVTVTTGRQGRTLQVRVHPDDLGKVIGRGGRTATALRTVMTAVGGRGIRVDVVDTDR from the coding sequence ATGTTAGAAGACGCCCTGGAGCACTTGGTACGCGGTATCGTCGACCATTGCGAAGATGTCGAAGTTACAGTCACCACCGGCCGGCAGGGTCGAACCCTGCAGGTCCGGGTGCACCCGGACGACCTGGGCAAAGTCATTGGTAGAGGCGGCCGCACCGCGACCGCACTGCGTACGGTGATGACCGCTGTCGGCGGGCGCGGTATTCGCGTTGACGTCGTCGACACCGATCGCTAA